One region of Vigna angularis cultivar LongXiaoDou No.4 chromosome 10, ASM1680809v1, whole genome shotgun sequence genomic DNA includes:
- the LOC108320866 gene encoding zinc finger CCCH domain-containing protein 55 isoform X1 — MLRLQNLLLLLRYVVTDNKNIIFLFLLLLFLLLPPQSSPEFCHFISCLVSFKVSFLMGSCEATNVVLSKIKNFDPDNASKIMGYLLMNLEESELIRLACSPDPVLHTLILRVKSHMGLALSTPSSPSLPPSPLTPIARLTASSTNPFSRTVPTNGFDFARNPSSPSSHSHAWNFPNNNPISPKSTPLLSYDNIRALSPRVNGDCDFVDEQQVNEYFPFLNDSSKNEDLVDPRLELGVGAQNWHSGDSHLHRRSYSASDVGFGCEEAAPGLGYKPCLYFARGFCKNGTNCKFLHGAFTDSLDASVGSPSKLEGMEQQREDFVRFKVPQLQRLGSGSSATAREKYYEFLMQESQRAAAAFMMGEEFSNFGWDRPERNDFLAAISGDKPNSASRQIYLTFPAESTFKDEDVSEYFSKFGPVQDVRIPYQQKRMFGFVTFVYPETVRLILSKGNPHFICDSRVLVKPYKEKGKVPDKRQHQQQQLERGDLSPCLSPSGFGSKEPYDFHLGSRMLYNPHDILLRRRIEEQAELQQVLELQERRLKNLQLPDFKNNPIHHHQRSLSVGNPLVLPHQLHGHTNDAGLSPDSIKGDIAGYGGSFTSTNSLGIASEQQQKEVELDDSESGNTKDSGNTKNVDLSNSVEQALPDSLFASPTKAAGDYHADFSTLAEVNHSAAFSSTSSSYDKLEPATSSSDLASR, encoded by the exons ATGCTTAGACTCCAAAACCTACTGCTACTGCTAAGGTATGTGGTAACAGACAATAAAAACATCATCTttctgtttcttcttcttctgtttcttcttcttcctccgcAGTCTTCACCAGAGTTCTGCCATTTCATTTCTTGTTTAGTGTCTTTCAAGGTTTCGTTTCTGATGGGTTCATGCGAAGCAACAAATGTGGTTCTTTCCaagattaaaaattttgatCCTGATAATGCTTCAAAAATCATGGGTTATCTTCTGATGAATCTTGAAGAGTCTGAACTCATTCGTTTGGCATGTAGCCCTGACCCTGTGCTGCACACTCTCATTCTCAGGGTTAAGAGCCACATGGGTCTCGCACTTTCTACTCCTTCTTCTCCCTCTCTTCCTCCTTCACCTCTTACCCCCATAGCAAGACTCACTGCTTCCTCCACCAACCCATTTTCCAGAACAGTACCCACCAACGGTTTTGACTTCGCTAGAAACCCATCTTCACCTTCCTCTCACTCTCACGCTTGGAACTTCCCAAACAACAACCCCATTAGTCCAAAGTCCACTCCTTTACTCTCGTACGATAACATCCGAGCACTCTCACCGCGTGTCAACGGTGATTGTGATTTTGTTGACGAGCAGCAGGTGAATGAGTACTTTCCCTTCCTCAATGACTCCTCCAAGAATGAAGATTTGGTCGATCCACGCCTTGAATTGGGTGTTGGGGCTCAGAATTGGCACTCCGGGGACTCACATTTGCACAGGAGGAGTTACTCGGCAAGTGATGTTGGCTTTGGGTGTGAAGAAGCTGCCCCTGGACTTGGGTACAAGCCCTGTCTTTACTTTGCTAGAGGGTTTTGTAAAAACGGTACCAATTGCAAGTTTCTTCATGGTGCTTTCACTGATTCACTGGATGCCTCTGTTGGCTCTCCTAGTAAGCTTGAGGGGATGGAACAGCAGCGTGAGGATTTTGTTAGGTTCAAGGTCCCGCAGCTTCAAAGACTGGGTTCTGGATCTTCTGCAACCGCACGTGAGAAGTACTATGAGTTTTTGATGCAGGAGTCTCAAAG GGCGGCAGCAGCATTCATGATGGGGGAAGAATTCTCCAACTTTGGCTGGGATAGGCCTGAAAGGAATGACTTTTTGGCCGCAATTTCTGGCGATAAGCCCAACTCGGCCTCGCGACAGATTTACTTGACGTTTCCTGCTGAAAGTACTTTCAAAGATGAAGATGTCTCGGAGTACTTCAG CAAATTCGGACCTGTTCAAGATGTGAGAATTCCCTATCAGCAGAAGCGGATGTTTGGGTTTGTTACCTTTGTATATCCGGAGACAGTGAGACTCATATTATCCAAAGGGAATCCTCATTTTATCTGTGATTCACGTGTACTTGTCAAGCCCTAcaaggagaagggaaaagtcCCTGACAA GAGACAACATCAACAACAGCAATTAGAGAGAGGAGATCTTTCACCTTGTTTGAGCCCTTCTGGATTTGGCTCTAAAGAACCATATGATTTCCATCTTG GGTCAAGGATGTTGTATAATCCACATGATATCTTATTgagaagaagaattgaagagCAGGCTGAATTGCAGCAAGTCCTTGAACTTCAAGAAAGAAGGCTGAAGAACCTACAGCTTCCCGACTTCAAGAATAATCCTATTCACCATCACCAACGCAGTCTTTCTGTTGGCAATCCTTTGGTCTTGCCCCATCAACTTCATGGTCACACTAATGATGCAGGTCTCTCTCCAGATAGCATTAAAGGAGATATTGCAG GCTATGGTGGCAGCTTCACTTCTACCAATTCTTTAGGCATTGCATCTGAGCAGCAGCAGAAAGAAGTTGAGCTAGATGATTCTGAGAGCGGGAATACAAAGGATAGTGGAAATACCAAAAACGTGGATCTTAGTAATAG TGTGGAGCAGGCCCTCCCTGACAGTCTCTTCGCTTCACCAACAAAAGCAGCTGGAGATTATCATGCTGACTTCTCTACATTGGCAGAGGTCAACCACAGTGCTGCTTTTTCATCTACCTCATCTTCTTATGACAAGCTAGAACCAGCAACCTCGTCTAGCGACTTGGCTTCCCGTTAG
- the LOC108320866 gene encoding zinc finger CCCH domain-containing protein 55 isoform X2: protein MGSCEATNVVLSKIKNFDPDNASKIMGYLLMNLEESELIRLACSPDPVLHTLILRVKSHMGLALSTPSSPSLPPSPLTPIARLTASSTNPFSRTVPTNGFDFARNPSSPSSHSHAWNFPNNNPISPKSTPLLSYDNIRALSPRVNGDCDFVDEQQVNEYFPFLNDSSKNEDLVDPRLELGVGAQNWHSGDSHLHRRSYSASDVGFGCEEAAPGLGYKPCLYFARGFCKNGTNCKFLHGAFTDSLDASVGSPSKLEGMEQQREDFVRFKVPQLQRLGSGSSATAREKYYEFLMQESQRAAAAFMMGEEFSNFGWDRPERNDFLAAISGDKPNSASRQIYLTFPAESTFKDEDVSEYFSKFGPVQDVRIPYQQKRMFGFVTFVYPETVRLILSKGNPHFICDSRVLVKPYKEKGKVPDKRQHQQQQLERGDLSPCLSPSGFGSKEPYDFHLGSRMLYNPHDILLRRRIEEQAELQQVLELQERRLKNLQLPDFKNNPIHHHQRSLSVGNPLVLPHQLHGHTNDAGLSPDSIKGDIAGYGGSFTSTNSLGIASEQQQKEVELDDSESGNTKDSGNTKNVDLSNSVEQALPDSLFASPTKAAGDYHADFSTLAEVNHSAAFSSTSSSYDKLEPATSSSDLASR from the exons ATGGGTTCATGCGAAGCAACAAATGTGGTTCTTTCCaagattaaaaattttgatCCTGATAATGCTTCAAAAATCATGGGTTATCTTCTGATGAATCTTGAAGAGTCTGAACTCATTCGTTTGGCATGTAGCCCTGACCCTGTGCTGCACACTCTCATTCTCAGGGTTAAGAGCCACATGGGTCTCGCACTTTCTACTCCTTCTTCTCCCTCTCTTCCTCCTTCACCTCTTACCCCCATAGCAAGACTCACTGCTTCCTCCACCAACCCATTTTCCAGAACAGTACCCACCAACGGTTTTGACTTCGCTAGAAACCCATCTTCACCTTCCTCTCACTCTCACGCTTGGAACTTCCCAAACAACAACCCCATTAGTCCAAAGTCCACTCCTTTACTCTCGTACGATAACATCCGAGCACTCTCACCGCGTGTCAACGGTGATTGTGATTTTGTTGACGAGCAGCAGGTGAATGAGTACTTTCCCTTCCTCAATGACTCCTCCAAGAATGAAGATTTGGTCGATCCACGCCTTGAATTGGGTGTTGGGGCTCAGAATTGGCACTCCGGGGACTCACATTTGCACAGGAGGAGTTACTCGGCAAGTGATGTTGGCTTTGGGTGTGAAGAAGCTGCCCCTGGACTTGGGTACAAGCCCTGTCTTTACTTTGCTAGAGGGTTTTGTAAAAACGGTACCAATTGCAAGTTTCTTCATGGTGCTTTCACTGATTCACTGGATGCCTCTGTTGGCTCTCCTAGTAAGCTTGAGGGGATGGAACAGCAGCGTGAGGATTTTGTTAGGTTCAAGGTCCCGCAGCTTCAAAGACTGGGTTCTGGATCTTCTGCAACCGCACGTGAGAAGTACTATGAGTTTTTGATGCAGGAGTCTCAAAG GGCGGCAGCAGCATTCATGATGGGGGAAGAATTCTCCAACTTTGGCTGGGATAGGCCTGAAAGGAATGACTTTTTGGCCGCAATTTCTGGCGATAAGCCCAACTCGGCCTCGCGACAGATTTACTTGACGTTTCCTGCTGAAAGTACTTTCAAAGATGAAGATGTCTCGGAGTACTTCAG CAAATTCGGACCTGTTCAAGATGTGAGAATTCCCTATCAGCAGAAGCGGATGTTTGGGTTTGTTACCTTTGTATATCCGGAGACAGTGAGACTCATATTATCCAAAGGGAATCCTCATTTTATCTGTGATTCACGTGTACTTGTCAAGCCCTAcaaggagaagggaaaagtcCCTGACAA GAGACAACATCAACAACAGCAATTAGAGAGAGGAGATCTTTCACCTTGTTTGAGCCCTTCTGGATTTGGCTCTAAAGAACCATATGATTTCCATCTTG GGTCAAGGATGTTGTATAATCCACATGATATCTTATTgagaagaagaattgaagagCAGGCTGAATTGCAGCAAGTCCTTGAACTTCAAGAAAGAAGGCTGAAGAACCTACAGCTTCCCGACTTCAAGAATAATCCTATTCACCATCACCAACGCAGTCTTTCTGTTGGCAATCCTTTGGTCTTGCCCCATCAACTTCATGGTCACACTAATGATGCAGGTCTCTCTCCAGATAGCATTAAAGGAGATATTGCAG GCTATGGTGGCAGCTTCACTTCTACCAATTCTTTAGGCATTGCATCTGAGCAGCAGCAGAAAGAAGTTGAGCTAGATGATTCTGAGAGCGGGAATACAAAGGATAGTGGAAATACCAAAAACGTGGATCTTAGTAATAG TGTGGAGCAGGCCCTCCCTGACAGTCTCTTCGCTTCACCAACAAAAGCAGCTGGAGATTATCATGCTGACTTCTCTACATTGGCAGAGGTCAACCACAGTGCTGCTTTTTCATCTACCTCATCTTCTTATGACAAGCTAGAACCAGCAACCTCGTCTAGCGACTTGGCTTCCCGTTAG